A part of Pantoea vagans genomic DNA contains:
- a CDS encoding ATP-grasp domain-containing protein yields the protein MKKIFLQIGATRDGQNPYCEVAKRDGYFTVLAEMGDFVDYQSLSLALPFDLIIRLDRPENPWEVMQAYLHAGLLAHPLVVLAGFEAYNASAGRLREMLAGPDAPAAFIPLDKYAQRMALKKAWPRFPQPEFRFFASPLSILDAEQALIYPCVVKPVDGGGGLGIWLIERADQLHSVVTQLVQTMNYGGRGFSGFIVESALIGEEFSLQGVVHQGHPLALTCCQKVIEQHRDSEGCVSFYESGHVAMAAAALPASFSSLMTFCCETFGYRQGAFHIDFIVVNGVPHFLEMGFRLSGMGVATLVQATTGINWAEVTFRLEAGGALPAFTFTPPGAVGQLRLRQPAQLQAAERWIDQHQQGALLPPLRLPALQVSPRSSLYADLTRHAGILATFSLTATTREPIMTTFQQVIAAQSVTAGRDKVCAG from the coding sequence ATGAAAAAGATTTTCCTGCAAATTGGCGCAACCCGCGATGGCCAGAACCCCTACTGCGAGGTGGCAAAGCGCGATGGCTATTTCACCGTGCTGGCGGAAATGGGCGATTTTGTCGATTACCAGTCGTTAAGCCTGGCGCTGCCGTTTGATCTGATCATCCGCCTCGACCGTCCTGAGAATCCGTGGGAGGTCATGCAGGCCTATCTTCACGCCGGTTTACTGGCGCATCCGCTGGTGGTGCTGGCGGGTTTTGAAGCCTACAACGCCAGCGCCGGACGGCTGCGCGAGATGCTGGCCGGGCCTGACGCGCCCGCCGCCTTTATTCCGCTGGATAAATATGCGCAGCGTATGGCGCTGAAAAAAGCCTGGCCGCGCTTTCCGCAGCCGGAGTTCCGCTTTTTCGCCTCGCCGCTCAGCATTCTGGATGCGGAACAGGCGCTGATCTATCCCTGTGTCGTGAAGCCGGTGGATGGCGGCGGTGGGCTGGGCATCTGGCTGATTGAGCGCGCCGATCAGCTGCACAGCGTAGTAACACAGCTGGTACAGACCATGAACTACGGCGGGCGCGGCTTCAGCGGCTTTATTGTGGAAAGTGCGCTGATCGGCGAGGAGTTTTCGTTGCAGGGCGTAGTGCATCAGGGGCATCCCCTGGCGCTGACCTGTTGCCAGAAGGTCATTGAGCAGCACCGGGATAGCGAAGGCTGCGTCAGCTTTTATGAGTCGGGGCATGTGGCGATGGCAGCAGCAGCCCTGCCAGCGTCGTTCAGCAGTCTGATGACCTTCTGCTGCGAAACCTTTGGCTATCGTCAGGGCGCGTTTCACATCGATTTCATCGTGGTGAATGGCGTGCCGCATTTCCTGGAGATGGGATTCCGGCTCTCCGGCATGGGCGTGGCGACGCTGGTGCAGGCGACGACGGGCATCAACTGGGCGGAAGTCACCTTCCGGCTGGAAGCGGGCGGCGCACTGCCTGCCTTTACCTTCACCCCACCCGGTGCGGTCGGCCAGCTGCGGTTACGGCAACCGGCGCAGCTTCAGGCGGCTGAACGCTGGATCGATCAGCATCAGCAGGGTGCGCTCTTGCCACCACTCAGATTGCCGGCATTACAGGTTTCACCCCGATCTTCGCTCTATGCCGATCTGACCCGACACGCGGGCATTCTGGCAACGTTCAGCCTGACGGCCACTACGCGCGAACCCATTATGACCACGTTTCAGCAGGTGATTGCCGCGCAATCCGTTACAGCCGGGAGAGACAAAGTATGTGCAGGATGA